One window from the genome of Enterococcus haemoperoxidus ATCC BAA-382 encodes:
- a CDS encoding PTS sugar transporter subunit IIB codes for MKMAAVCGSGLGSSFMVEMNINSVLNELGVTGVEVAHYDMGSATPDLADVFFVGGDLADSAQHLGNVVILDSIIDMDELREKVKAVCSKEGLL; via the coding sequence ATGAAAATGGCAGCAGTTTGTGGATCTGGATTAGGATCTAGTTTTATGGTAGAAATGAATATCAACAGTGTGTTGAACGAATTAGGGGTAACAGGAGTTGAGGTGGCCCATTATGATATGGGAAGTGCCACACCGGATTTGGCAGATGTCTTTTTTGTCGGTGGGGATTTAGCAGATAGTGCGCAGCATTTAGGAAATGTAGTTATTTTAGACAGTATTATCGATATGGACGAATTGAGAGAAAAAGTGAAAGCCGTTTGTAGCAAAGAAGGGTTACTTTAA
- a CDS encoding glycoside hydrolase family 1 protein yields MQRTFKEDFWWGAATSGPQSEGRFNKKHANMFDYWYEIEPTDFYDQVGPDVTSNFYNSFKEDIALMKEIGLNSVRTSIQWSRLIDDLELGTVNEDAVRFYNEVIDAFLEAEIRPVMNLHHFDLPVELYHKYGGWESKHVVDLYVKFAEKCFELFGDRVKDWFTHNEPIVVVEGEYLHQFHYPKIVDGKKAVQVAYNLNLASAKAIQAFRRMGLQNEGGRIGIILNLTPTYPASDSPEDVAAANIAELFNNRMFLDTAVHGEFPQELVDLFIKDGVLWESTPEELVIIKENTIDVLGVNFYHPNRVQAPDIAPNSVGAWLPNRYFDEYNMPGRRMNIDRGWEIYPKALYDIAINIRDNYNNIPWFVSENGMGISGEERFMNEVGVVQDEYRIDFIREHLEWVHQGIEEGSNCFGYHLWTPIDCWSWANAYKNRYGFISTNIHTQIKTIKKSGHWFKTVAQTNTVTDK; encoded by the coding sequence ATGCAAAGAACATTTAAAGAAGATTTCTGGTGGGGCGCTGCGACATCAGGCCCGCAAAGTGAAGGGCGTTTTAATAAAAAACATGCGAATATGTTTGATTATTGGTATGAGATCGAACCAACCGATTTTTATGATCAAGTTGGTCCAGATGTGACGTCTAATTTTTATAATAGTTTCAAAGAAGATATTGCATTGATGAAAGAAATTGGCTTGAATAGTGTTCGTACTTCGATTCAATGGAGTCGTTTGATTGATGATTTGGAGCTTGGAACGGTCAATGAAGATGCGGTTCGTTTTTATAATGAAGTGATTGATGCGTTTTTAGAAGCTGAGATTCGTCCTGTGATGAATTTACATCACTTTGATTTACCTGTAGAACTGTACCATAAATACGGTGGATGGGAATCAAAACATGTCGTTGATTTGTATGTAAAATTTGCGGAAAAATGTTTTGAACTTTTCGGTGATCGCGTGAAGGATTGGTTTACTCATAATGAGCCGATTGTGGTTGTTGAAGGAGAATACTTACATCAATTCCATTATCCAAAAATCGTGGATGGTAAAAAAGCAGTACAAGTTGCATATAATCTGAATTTAGCTTCTGCCAAAGCAATTCAAGCGTTCAGAAGAATGGGGCTGCAAAATGAAGGTGGTAGAATTGGAATCATTCTAAATTTAACCCCAACTTATCCTGCATCTGATTCACCCGAAGATGTAGCTGCGGCCAATATTGCTGAGTTATTTAATAATCGAATGTTTTTAGATACCGCAGTACATGGAGAATTTCCACAAGAGTTAGTTGATTTATTTATCAAAGATGGTGTTCTTTGGGAAAGTACACCAGAAGAATTAGTGATAATCAAAGAAAATACAATTGATGTTTTGGGAGTTAATTTCTATCATCCTAACCGTGTACAAGCACCGGATATTGCACCAAATAGTGTGGGAGCTTGGCTTCCAAATCGTTATTTTGATGAGTATAATATGCCAGGACGTCGAATGAATATCGATCGAGGCTGGGAAATTTATCCTAAAGCATTATATGATATTGCCATCAATATTCGTGATAACTACAATAATATTCCGTGGTTTGTCTCTGAAAATGGAATGGGAATTTCTGGCGAGGAACGTTTTATGAATGAAGTAGGTGTTGTTCAAGATGAGTATCGTATTGATTTTATTCGAGAACATTTAGAATGGGTTCATCAAGGAATCGAAGAGGGTTCTAATTGTTTTGGTTATCATTTATGGACACCGATCGATTGTTGGTCGTGGGCAAATGCCTATAAGAATCGCTATGGTTTCATCTCTACTAATATTCATACGCAAATCAAAACAATCAAAAAATCAGGTCATTGGTTTAAAACGGTTGCCCAAACAAATACAGTAACAGATAAATAA
- the celB gene encoding PTS cellobiose transporter subunit IIC, which yields MNSFMDSLGEKIMPLANKLGQNRYLSVLRDAFMLSFPLTMFGSIIVVINNLPFFSDTTKGTLSSLFGNGQNATMSIMAVFVTFGIGYYLSKSYDVEGIFGGAVSFASFLLLTPFMMTLEDGTEVSGVLSLDRLGAKGMFIGMIAAFLAGEIYCRITKKGWQIKMPDGVPPAVAKSFAALIPAILTLSVFLFINAIVTGLFKTNLHDVIYEVIQKPLVGLGSSLPATLIALFFVQFLWFFGLHGQIIVNSVMDPIWNTLMLENLDAYKAGEKLPHIITKPFMETFTVGLGGSGMTLAVILIMAFVMKKKQYRDIGRLSLAPGIFNVNEPVIFGLPIVLNATILIPWVLAPLIVTVLNYLVMTAGIIPPPTGVSVPWTVPIFFSGMLATNSILGGILQLIDLLLVGLIWYPFLRLLDKEKESAI from the coding sequence ATGAATAGTTTTATGGATTCTCTTGGAGAAAAGATCATGCCACTTGCCAATAAACTTGGACAAAATCGTTATCTTTCTGTTTTAAGAGATGCTTTTATGTTGTCTTTTCCCTTAACCATGTTCGGATCAATCATTGTCGTTATCAACAACTTACCTTTTTTTAGTGACACTACCAAAGGAACTTTATCCTCTTTATTTGGTAACGGTCAAAATGCGACAATGAGCATTATGGCAGTCTTTGTTACGTTCGGTATTGGCTATTATTTATCTAAATCTTATGACGTTGAAGGCATTTTTGGCGGAGCAGTTTCATTTGCTAGTTTTCTACTTCTAACTCCATTTATGATGACACTTGAAGATGGTACAGAAGTATCTGGTGTCCTATCTTTAGATCGTTTAGGCGCTAAAGGGATGTTTATTGGGATGATTGCAGCCTTTCTTGCTGGTGAAATTTATTGTAGAATCACTAAAAAGGGTTGGCAAATTAAAATGCCCGATGGTGTACCACCTGCTGTCGCTAAATCATTTGCTGCCTTGATTCCTGCTATATTAACGTTATCTGTTTTTCTGTTTATCAATGCAATCGTTACTGGTTTGTTCAAAACTAATCTTCATGATGTCATTTATGAAGTTATCCAAAAACCGTTAGTCGGCTTAGGCAGCAGCTTACCGGCAACTTTAATTGCTTTATTCTTTGTCCAATTTTTATGGTTCTTCGGTTTACACGGACAAATCATTGTTAATTCTGTAATGGATCCTATTTGGAACACTTTAATGTTAGAAAACTTAGATGCTTATAAAGCAGGAGAAAAATTACCCCATATCATTACAAAACCCTTTATGGAAACTTTCACTGTTGGCTTGGGTGGTTCTGGTATGACTCTTGCAGTTATTTTGATCATGGCCTTTGTCATGAAGAAAAAACAATACCGAGATATTGGTCGTTTAAGTTTAGCGCCTGGAATTTTCAACGTAAATGAACCCGTAATTTTTGGTTTACCAATCGTTTTAAATGCGACTATCCTAATTCCTTGGGTACTAGCTCCACTGATCGTTACAGTGCTTAATTATCTTGTAATGACGGCAGGCATTATTCCACCTCCAACTGGTGTATCTGTCCCTTGGACTGTTCCAATTTTCTTTAGTGGCATGCTAGCAACAAATTCGATCTTAGGCGGTATCTTACAACTTATCGATCTACTCCTTGTCGGTCTGATCTGGTATCCATTCTTACGTTTATTAGATAAAGAAAAAGAAAGTGCGATTTAA
- a CDS encoding TPM domain-containing protein, protein MKRFRRGLFPSLLFFLVTCFLGFQLPAFAENLPASPDHFYLDQPGILDETTKNLVDQKGKLYKEKTEAPQVVLAVIDSTDGDSIDSYAPDLFKKWQIGNQKEDNGVLILYAVNDGERNVRIEVGYGLEDVITDSVAGNILQHAKDDLKSSNDTSINKGLQYTFNAVTTLIDKHYDYPVDKNALSDDEIDQFASEDSSDGEGFFSVFFVLLIILPLILFGGRGGRGGRGGGPWYWGGGFGGGSSSGGGGFGGGGGFSGGGGSSGGGGASI, encoded by the coding sequence ATGAAACGTTTTAGACGAGGTTTATTCCCTAGCCTATTATTTTTCCTTGTCACCTGTTTCCTTGGCTTTCAACTACCTGCTTTTGCTGAAAACTTACCTGCTTCACCCGATCATTTTTACCTGGACCAACCAGGAATTCTGGATGAAACAACTAAAAATTTAGTTGATCAAAAAGGCAAGCTTTATAAAGAAAAAACAGAAGCTCCACAAGTTGTTTTGGCTGTGATTGATTCGACTGATGGTGACAGTATTGATAGTTATGCGCCCGATTTATTTAAAAAATGGCAAATCGGTAATCAAAAAGAAGATAACGGCGTTTTGATTCTTTACGCAGTCAATGATGGCGAACGAAATGTCCGGATTGAAGTTGGTTATGGTTTGGAAGATGTCATTACCGATAGCGTTGCTGGAAATATTCTGCAACATGCTAAAGATGATCTGAAATCATCTAATGATACTTCGATCAATAAGGGACTACAGTATACATTTAATGCAGTCACTACTTTAATCGATAAACATTATGACTATCCTGTTGATAAAAATGCTTTGTCAGATGATGAAATAGATCAATTTGCCTCAGAAGACAGCTCTGATGGCGAAGGATTCTTCAGTGTTTTCTTCGTTCTCCTTATTATCCTGCCTCTCATATTATTTGGGGGACGTGGCGGCCGAGGTGGTCGCGGCGGTGGTCCTTGGTATTGGGGTGGCGGTTTTGGCGGTGGCTCTTCAAGTGGTGGCGGCGGCTTCGGCGGTGGAGGTGGCTTCTCTGGTGGAGGCGGTTCTTCCGGTGGTGGCGGCGCTAGTATTTAG
- a CDS encoding ABC transporter permease, producing MNLAVNDLSLLFAGMLVVVALLISYKEKLGFTKDIIISVCRAIVQLVLVGYLLKYVFQIDNAILTVVMAGIIIVNAALNAGKRSNHLKNGFWISLLAIFCSTGVTIGVLVLSGAIRFIPSQIIPISGMIASNSMIAIGLCYRNMDSLFHDQRQAVLEKLALGADIKLASRSIVRASIRTGMSPTIDSAKTVGIVSLPGMMSGLIFAGVDPVHAIKYQIMVTFMLLSATSIGSVIATYLAYKEYYNDRKQLII from the coding sequence ATGAATCTAGCTGTCAATGATCTGTCACTTTTATTTGCTGGAATGCTAGTTGTAGTAGCATTACTGATCAGTTATAAAGAAAAATTAGGCTTTACCAAAGATATTATAATCAGTGTTTGCCGGGCAATTGTTCAACTTGTTTTAGTTGGGTACCTTCTTAAATATGTCTTTCAAATCGATAATGCGATTTTAACCGTAGTCATGGCTGGAATCATTATTGTCAATGCTGCGTTGAATGCAGGGAAACGTAGTAATCATCTGAAAAATGGTTTTTGGATCTCTTTGTTAGCTATCTTTTGTAGTACAGGAGTCACGATCGGTGTTCTGGTTTTATCAGGTGCGATTCGGTTTATTCCTTCGCAGATCATTCCTATTAGTGGCATGATTGCGAGTAATTCAATGATTGCGATTGGTTTATGTTATCGGAATATGGATAGTTTATTTCATGATCAAAGGCAAGCAGTGCTTGAAAAATTAGCATTAGGTGCAGATATCAAGTTAGCTTCTCGCTCGATTGTTAGAGCAAGTATCAGAACTGGAATGTCGCCAACCATTGATTCTGCTAAAACGGTTGGGATCGTTAGTTTACCTGGGATGATGTCAGGACTGATTTTTGCTGGAGTTGATCCAGTTCATGCAATCAAGTATCAAATCATGGTGACCTTTATGTTGCTTTCGGCTACAAGCATTGGTTCAGTTATTGCAACTTATTTAGCGTATAAAGAGTATTATAATGATAGAAAACAATTGATTATATAA
- a CDS encoding BglG family transcription antiterminator: protein MIDYRMSYLIDISHSVGRSIQELSEITGLPTETVIDQLGKIDEQLQKFSYEPIYWEKDKLYFPKQVADKWLELHFGKLEIEIFYSEYERQALLYLLTFTADEDLSVFHYQEFFQVSKNTILADIKKLRKHLAIQQISLDYSRKNGFYLSGNEEQIRIQAHQMIAKVVTSVSGKWGLKKGLVKYTRTFEADVRTYLFDTIKASELVIVPSRIEETIYFMAYVLRRAKSHSIKLDRQAKERLKELNAFHGSQLFLAKFSNILDSESEEFYFTVIFMTITQGEIRDTALEFLLECGSQIIHEMERLAVIEFKAYRKLLLDLFYHLVPAFFRIKYHFSLTNVLIEEIKEQYGELFALTKIALHPLERLTGQAIPDEEVGYFTILFGGEIGNQRELNRVIRYKALVLCPSGISSSLIMQSELKELFPTIDFSLTTTVDQLESIAESEYDVIFSSVPLDTPKKTYLINPIMTQLEKNNLIRHVQEELLIPGIVVPSIDEIIETLLPYIELKKGVTKEKIYRILNRKMIKKLKVKEDEKPMLSELLTTEMIQLTDKKLTWEEAIAYAAQPLKEQGKITENYIEAMIKKVNDYGAFIHIGKGIALPHARPEDGVKQLGMSLLKVEEPVLLLDDPKHEITIFICLAAVDNEMHLKALASLTKILSNKENLERLLVAKDQATIIQLLKEGESL, encoded by the coding sequence ATGATTGATTATCGAATGAGTTATCTTATCGACATTTCGCACAGTGTAGGGCGCTCCATTCAAGAACTGAGCGAAATTACAGGATTACCTACTGAAACCGTGATTGATCAGTTAGGAAAAATTGATGAGCAGCTGCAGAAATTTTCCTACGAACCGATTTATTGGGAAAAAGACAAACTCTATTTTCCAAAGCAAGTAGCTGATAAATGGTTGGAACTTCATTTTGGCAAGTTGGAAATAGAAATCTTCTATTCAGAGTATGAAAGACAAGCGCTGCTTTATCTGTTGACGTTTACTGCAGACGAGGATTTATCTGTGTTTCATTATCAAGAATTTTTTCAAGTCAGTAAAAATACGATTTTAGCGGATATCAAAAAGTTACGGAAACACTTAGCTATACAGCAAATCAGTTTAGACTATTCACGAAAAAATGGGTTTTATTTATCGGGGAACGAAGAGCAGATTCGGATTCAAGCACATCAGATGATTGCCAAAGTCGTCACATCAGTTTCAGGGAAATGGGGCTTAAAAAAAGGCTTGGTCAAGTATACAAGAACGTTTGAAGCAGACGTTCGTACGTATCTTTTTGACACGATCAAAGCAAGTGAGTTGGTTATTGTACCCAGCCGAATTGAAGAAACAATTTATTTTATGGCGTATGTTTTAAGGCGGGCGAAATCACATTCAATTAAGTTGGATAGACAAGCAAAAGAGAGGTTAAAAGAGCTGAATGCGTTTCATGGAAGTCAGTTGTTTTTAGCTAAATTTTCGAACATCTTAGATTCTGAAAGTGAAGAATTCTATTTCACAGTCATTTTTATGACGATCACACAAGGAGAAATCCGTGATACAGCGCTAGAATTTTTACTAGAATGTGGGAGCCAAATCATTCATGAGATGGAACGTTTGGCGGTCATCGAATTTAAAGCCTATCGAAAATTACTACTCGATCTTTTTTATCATTTAGTGCCAGCTTTTTTTAGAATCAAGTATCATTTTTCGCTGACCAATGTGTTGATAGAAGAAATCAAAGAACAATATGGTGAGCTATTCGCCTTAACCAAAATAGCGCTACACCCTTTAGAGAGGCTGACAGGTCAAGCGATCCCTGACGAAGAAGTGGGGTATTTTACGATTCTATTTGGTGGTGAAATCGGGAATCAGCGGGAGTTAAATCGGGTGATCCGTTATAAAGCATTGGTTTTATGTCCAAGTGGAATCAGTTCTAGCCTAATCATGCAATCAGAGTTGAAGGAGCTTTTTCCAACGATTGACTTCAGTTTAACAACAACCGTTGATCAATTAGAAAGTATTGCTGAATCTGAATACGATGTGATTTTTTCGAGTGTTCCATTAGATACGCCAAAGAAAACGTATTTGATCAATCCAATCATGACGCAGTTAGAAAAAAATAACTTGATCCGACATGTGCAAGAAGAGTTATTGATACCAGGAATCGTTGTCCCTTCTATCGACGAAATTATTGAAACGTTATTACCGTATATCGAGTTAAAAAAGGGTGTTACCAAAGAAAAAATATACAGAATTTTAAATCGAAAAATGATCAAAAAACTAAAAGTGAAAGAAGATGAGAAGCCAATGCTATCGGAGTTGCTAACGACAGAAATGATTCAGTTGACGGATAAAAAATTAACGTGGGAAGAAGCGATTGCTTATGCGGCCCAACCTCTAAAAGAGCAGGGGAAGATTACAGAGAATTATATTGAAGCGATGATTAAAAAGGTGAACGATTATGGCGCCTTTATTCATATTGGGAAAGGAATCGCCTTGCCTCATGCAAGACCTGAAGATGGGGTCAAACAATTAGGAATGTCCCTTTTAAAAGTGGAAGAACCGGTGTTGCTTTTAGATGATCCGAAGCATGAAATAACGATTTTTATCTGTTTAGCGGCTGTTGATAATGAGATGCATTTAAAAGCATTGGCAAGTTTAACGAAGATTTTATCCAATAAAGAGAATTTAGAAAGACTATTAGTAGCAAAGGATCAAGCAACAATTATTCAGTTATTAAAGGAAGGAGAATCATTATGA
- a CDS encoding LemA family protein, whose translation MKNNKTRFGLIAVIVIVLLGVFGVSQYNGLAKKEQSVESQWSQVENVMQRRADLVPNLVNSVKGSMQQEQKVFGDIAKAREAYGSANNDSDKIKASQELDQSVGTLINVINENYPELKSNDNVQTLMTQLEGTENRISVERKRYNEVVKEYNEQVVSFPKNIFANMMGLGKKDYFKADPTASTVPSVNFDNSTSTSSGK comes from the coding sequence ATGAAAAACAACAAAACAAGATTTGGCTTGATCGCTGTAATCGTCATTGTTTTACTAGGCGTTTTCGGGGTCAGTCAATACAACGGATTAGCGAAAAAAGAACAATCAGTAGAGTCTCAATGGAGTCAAGTAGAAAACGTGATGCAGCGTAGAGCAGATCTCGTGCCAAACTTAGTCAACAGCGTAAAGGGAAGCATGCAGCAAGAACAAAAAGTCTTTGGTGATATTGCTAAAGCTCGTGAGGCTTATGGTTCTGCTAACAATGACTCAGATAAAATCAAAGCTAGCCAAGAGTTGGATCAATCTGTTGGAACGTTGATCAATGTCATCAATGAAAATTATCCTGAGCTAAAATCAAATGATAATGTGCAAACATTAATGACACAATTAGAAGGCACTGAAAACCGTATTTCAGTTGAACGTAAACGTTACAATGAAGTCGTGAAAGAATACAATGAACAAGTGGTTTCTTTCCCTAAAAATATCTTTGCAAATATGATGGGTCTAGGTAAGAAGGATTACTTTAAAGCTGATCCAACAGCTAGCACTGTACCTTCCGTGAATTTTGATAATTCTACTAGCACTTCTAGTGGGAAGTGA
- a CDS encoding GntR family transcriptional regulator has translation MKPKYEEIADTLRERIKNNIYKTDTLIPNQTDLVKEFNVSRMTVKKAIGILVMEGLLYSQRGSGTKVLNRSFWDKDTSPANEYDGLSKQMHDRHKNLKSQVILFEVEFPSKEVQERLAISKEQPVYKIIRLRILEDEPFILEHTFMPCDLVPGLTTDILKDSIYTYIKEQLSLDFAGAYRNIQADKSDEYDQHYLNCKKDDPVLEVQQVVYSKNGRPIEFSYSRNRYDQRSYSILNVDYA, from the coding sequence ATGAAGCCAAAATATGAAGAAATCGCAGATACTTTGCGTGAACGAATAAAGAATAATATTTATAAAACAGATACCTTGATTCCTAACCAAACAGATTTGGTAAAAGAATTTAATGTAAGCCGAATGACAGTTAAAAAAGCAATCGGTATTTTAGTCATGGAAGGACTTTTATACTCTCAACGAGGTTCAGGCACCAAAGTATTGAATCGCTCTTTTTGGGACAAAGATACTTCACCAGCTAATGAATATGATGGGCTTAGCAAACAAATGCATGATCGCCATAAAAACTTAAAAAGCCAAGTGATCTTATTTGAAGTCGAATTTCCTTCTAAAGAAGTCCAAGAACGTTTAGCTATTTCTAAAGAACAGCCTGTTTACAAGATCATTCGTCTTAGGATTCTTGAAGATGAGCCCTTTATTTTGGAACATACGTTTATGCCTTGTGATTTAGTCCCTGGCCTCACAACAGATATTTTGAAAGACTCTATTTATACGTATATTAAAGAACAGTTATCTCTCGATTTTGCAGGAGCCTATCGAAATATTCAAGCAGATAAATCTGATGAATACGATCAACACTATTTAAATTGCAAAAAAGATGATCCTGTACTTGAAGTACAGCAAGTTGTCTATTCAAAAAATGGTCGTCCCATCGAGTTTTCATATAGCCGAAATCGGTACGATCAAAGAAGTTATTCTATTTTAAATGTTGATTATGCCTAG
- a CDS encoding DUF2188 domain-containing protein, with protein MPWDLKDYPSSFKNFEPLLKKKAIEIANALVSEGYPDDRAIPIAISQSKKWLDEATDTEKAAFKKMADPKKTDKHSDKKINTDLLDNDVLVFYKENRWYVQTKNAEKAVDSFDTKEQAIERAKEIAENKDSKVIAYKKDEEPNT; from the coding sequence ATGCCTTGGGATTTAAAAGATTATCCAAGTTCGTTTAAAAACTTTGAGCCTTTATTAAAAAAGAAAGCCATTGAGATTGCGAATGCATTAGTCAGTGAAGGGTATCCAGATGATAGAGCGATCCCGATTGCGATTTCACAATCGAAAAAGTGGCTTGACGAAGCGACCGATACTGAAAAAGCTGCTTTTAAGAAGATGGCTGATCCTAAAAAGACAGACAAACACAGCGATAAAAAAATCAATACAGATTTGTTAGATAATGATGTGTTGGTTTTTTATAAAGAAAATCGGTGGTATGTTCAGACGAAAAATGCTGAAAAAGCGGTTGATTCATTTGATACTAAAGAACAAGCGATAGAAAGAGCAAAAGAAATCGCTGAAAATAAAGACTCAAAGGTTATTGCGTATAAAAAAGACGAAGAACCTAATACTTGA
- a CDS encoding PTS ascorbate transporter subunit IIC, which produces MNSVLNILIDIASTPAILVALIAVLGLGLQKKPISDVVRGGIKTFVGFLVVTAGAGVIEGSLAPFGEMFQHAFNMQGVVPNNEAIVALALTKYGTYTALIMLAGMAFNILIARITKFKYIYLTGHATLYMACMIAVIMSVTKMSAVPLVLVGGLALGLANTIFPAIAQPFTKQITKNDSVALGHTGNFGYALSGFIGKYVGNKEKSTEDINFPKGLSFLRDSTVSITLTMGIVYTIVALFAGNEFISENLSNGTNYIIYALQQAGMFAAGVFVILAGVRLILAEIVPAFKGISEKLVPNSIPALDCPIVFPYAPNAVLIGFLTSFVGGIVSLFIMIATGTTVIIPGVVPHFFCGATAGVFGNATGGVRGAVVGSFIHGVIISFMPILLMPVMGDLGFQGSTFSDTDYGVTGIFLGKLADMGGQIAIVSGVLAVLALLLALTIFGKKKATETKEVA; this is translated from the coding sequence ATGAATAGCGTTTTAAATATATTGATCGATATTGCAAGTACCCCAGCAATTTTGGTGGCGTTGATCGCAGTGCTTGGGTTGGGTTTGCAGAAAAAGCCAATTTCAGATGTTGTCCGTGGCGGAATCAAAACGTTTGTTGGATTTTTAGTGGTAACAGCTGGAGCTGGCGTGATCGAAGGGTCACTGGCACCGTTTGGCGAAATGTTCCAACATGCCTTTAATATGCAAGGTGTAGTACCGAATAATGAAGCGATCGTTGCCTTGGCTTTGACAAAATATGGCACATATACAGCACTTATTATGTTAGCAGGAATGGCGTTTAATATTTTGATTGCGCGCATTACGAAATTTAAATATATTTATTTGACCGGTCACGCAACCCTTTACATGGCGTGTATGATTGCCGTCATTATGAGCGTGACGAAAATGAGCGCTGTACCGTTAGTTTTAGTAGGCGGATTGGCACTAGGATTAGCAAATACAATTTTCCCAGCAATTGCTCAACCGTTTACCAAACAAATTACCAAAAATGATTCAGTGGCTTTAGGTCATACAGGAAACTTTGGCTATGCTCTTAGTGGGTTTATTGGTAAATATGTGGGCAATAAAGAAAAATCAACGGAAGATATCAATTTTCCAAAGGGCTTGTCGTTTTTACGTGATTCAACCGTTAGTATTACATTGACGATGGGTATTGTGTATACGATTGTGGCGTTGTTTGCAGGAAATGAGTTTATTTCTGAAAACCTTAGCAATGGGACCAATTATATTATTTATGCCTTACAACAAGCAGGGATGTTTGCAGCAGGTGTCTTTGTGATTTTAGCTGGTGTTCGTTTGATCTTAGCTGAAATTGTACCAGCGTTTAAAGGAATCTCAGAAAAATTAGTGCCGAATTCTATTCCAGCTTTGGACTGTCCAATTGTTTTTCCTTATGCGCCAAATGCTGTGTTGATTGGGTTCTTAACTAGTTTTGTTGGCGGAATCGTAAGCTTGTTTATAATGATCGCAACTGGTACGACTGTAATCATTCCAGGTGTGGTGCCGCATTTCTTCTGTGGCGCGACGGCCGGTGTTTTCGGAAATGCTACAGGCGGTGTACGTGGCGCTGTTGTCGGTTCATTTATTCATGGCGTGATTATCAGTTTTATGCCGATTTTATTGATGCCAGTTATGGGTGATCTAGGCTTTCAAGGATCAACATTCTCTGATACAGATTATGGCGTGACTGGGATTTTTCTTGGAAAACTAGCCGATATGGGCGGTCAAATCGCGATCGTTTCAGGCGTTTTGGCAGTTTTAGCTTTATTATTGGCATTAACCATATTTGGAAAGAAAAAAGCAACTGAAACGAAGGAGGTCGCATAA
- a CDS encoding SDR family oxidoreductase, whose amino-acid sequence MTEKIENPLTRFYDGKFEKQSQEAPALQQKMTPVPDCGETSYKGSGKLEGRKALITGGDSGIGRAAAIAYAREGADVAINYLPFEEEDAKEVKSLIEAEGRKAVLIPGDLKEESFTRKLVHEAAKELDGLDILVLNAGMQQAVENIKDLSTQQIMDTYTTNIISMYWTVQEALDYLPKGGSIITTTSIQSAEPSANLLDYAATKGAITSFSKGLSAQLASSGIRVNTVAPGPIWTALQICGGQPPEKIPEFGQQESIGRAGQPAELAAVYVFLASNEASYVTGQVYSITGGSFFA is encoded by the coding sequence ATGACAGAAAAAATCGAAAATCCGTTAACAAGATTCTACGATGGGAAATTTGAAAAACAATCACAAGAAGCACCCGCATTACAACAAAAAATGACACCTGTACCTGATTGTGGAGAAACTTCATATAAAGGGTCTGGCAAATTGGAAGGGCGTAAGGCACTAATTACAGGTGGAGATTCTGGAATCGGTCGTGCTGCAGCCATTGCATATGCAAGAGAAGGAGCAGATGTGGCAATCAATTACTTACCTTTTGAAGAAGAAGATGCGAAGGAAGTTAAATCATTGATTGAAGCAGAAGGACGTAAAGCTGTGTTAATACCAGGTGATCTAAAAGAAGAATCATTTACACGCAAACTTGTTCATGAAGCTGCTAAAGAGTTAGATGGTTTGGATATTTTAGTCCTAAATGCAGGTATGCAGCAAGCTGTGGAGAACATCAAAGACTTATCCACACAACAAATAATGGATACGTATACGACAAATATCATATCAATGTATTGGACAGTGCAAGAAGCGTTAGATTATTTGCCAAAAGGCGGTAGTATTATCACAACGACTTCGATTCAAAGTGCTGAACCAAGTGCAAATTTATTAGATTATGCCGCGACAAAAGGGGCGATCACTTCGTTTAGTAAAGGCTTATCCGCACAATTAGCTTCTTCAGGGATTCGTGTAAACACCGTTGCACCGGGACCTATTTGGACAGCCTTACAAATTTGTGGTGGACAACCACCAGAAAAAATTCCAGAATTTGGACAGCAAGAATCAATTGGCAGAGCGGGACAACCTGCTGAATTGGCTGCTGTGTACGTGTTCTTAGCTTCAAATGAGGCCAGTTATGTTACTGGACAAGTTTATTCGATCACTGGTGGTAGTTTCTTTGCCTAA